One window of Desulfobacca acetoxidans DSM 11109 genomic DNA carries:
- a CDS encoding Flp family type IVb pilin, with the protein MKTLIKKFIREEDGASAVEYAVLVGAIGAVLIAGIYAFYGRLNTAIDSAATKIGTNGGAS; encoded by the coding sequence ATGAAGACGTTAATCAAAAAATTTATTCGGGAAGAAGACGGCGCCAGTGCGGTGGAGTATGCTGTTCTGGTAGGCGCCATTGGAGCAGTGCTGATTGCAGGAATCTATGCATTCTATGGAAGATTGAATACTGCAATTGATAGTGCGGCAACTAAAATCGGGACTAATGGTGGGGCTAGCTGA
- a CDS encoding ATPase, whose translation MALKNPPQSLLKESLLRPPVSRQKSPDPARSDEVAGPPPLPVKWPPKSIADLHIPENFMANLLLKHAFYQEVFTLPDMTSRLKLSSTIILQLLDNLRRDKYVDIRGSGSLDGAATAISQNYRFALTEAGKRWTAQLLEFDSYVGPTPVILDEYWRQVEGQSIRNFRVNLARLKQGFSGLVIPETLFDQLGPAMVSGKPMFIYGPAGNGKTAVSLRLGTLMDDPIMVPYALYVEGNVIRVFDAVTHRPLVEDSEVHFQTDPRWVQCQRPTVLVGGEMTLEMLDLAFNPVLKYYEAPLQLKANNGLFIVDDFGRQRIAPQELLNRWIIPMENRRDFLCLHTGHKFAIPFDQLLIFSTNLAPESLVDPAFLRRLRHKIRLDHIDREQFRAIFRLVCEHYQVEYDDQIVDYLLERYYDPEARPIDACHPRDLIEQIIDISRFREVAPQLTEENIDRAGKTYFVD comes from the coding sequence ATGGCCTTGAAGAATCCGCCGCAATCATTATTGAAGGAATCGCTGCTGCGCCCGCCGGTCAGCAGGCAGAAATCCCCCGACCCGGCGAGGTCTGATGAAGTTGCCGGCCCACCCCCTCTGCCGGTAAAGTGGCCCCCCAAATCCATCGCCGACCTCCATATCCCGGAAAATTTCATGGCCAACCTCCTGCTCAAGCACGCCTTCTACCAGGAGGTCTTTACCCTGCCGGATATGACCTCCCGGCTGAAGTTGAGTTCTACCATCATCCTCCAACTTCTGGACAATCTGCGGCGGGATAAGTATGTCGATATCAGGGGGTCAGGAAGCCTGGACGGCGCCGCCACCGCCATCAGCCAGAACTACCGCTTCGCCCTGACCGAAGCGGGCAAACGCTGGACGGCGCAACTCCTGGAGTTTGACAGCTACGTGGGACCGACGCCGGTGATTCTGGACGAGTACTGGCGGCAGGTAGAGGGGCAGAGCATCCGCAATTTCCGGGTTAACCTGGCCCGCCTGAAGCAGGGTTTTTCCGGTTTGGTAATTCCGGAAACCCTTTTTGACCAGTTAGGTCCGGCCATGGTCAGCGGCAAACCGATGTTCATTTATGGACCGGCGGGCAACGGCAAGACGGCGGTCTCCCTGCGCTTGGGCACGCTGATGGATGATCCCATCATGGTACCCTACGCCCTCTATGTCGAAGGTAACGTCATCCGGGTCTTTGACGCCGTCACCCACCGCCCCCTGGTGGAGGACTCGGAGGTCCACTTCCAGACCGACCCGCGCTGGGTACAATGCCAGCGGCCGACCGTCCTGGTGGGCGGGGAAATGACCCTGGAGATGCTGGACCTGGCCTTTAATCCCGTCCTCAAGTATTATGAGGCACCGCTGCAATTAAAGGCCAACAACGGGCTGTTCATCGTAGATGATTTCGGCCGCCAGCGTATTGCCCCCCAGGAGTTGCTCAATCGCTGGATCATCCCGATGGAAAACCGGCGCGACTTTCTCTGCCTGCATACCGGGCACAAATTCGCCATCCCCTTCGACCAGTTGCTCATCTTTTCGACCAACCTGGCCCCCGAGAGCCTGGTGGACCCCGCCTTCCTGCGCCGCCTGCGCCATAAGATCAGGCTGGATCACATCGACCGCGAGCAGTTCCGGGCCATCTTCCGGTTAGTCTGTGAACATTATCAGGTTGAGTACGATGATCAGATCGTCGATTATCTCCTGGAGAGATACTATGACCCGGAAGCAAGACCCATAGACGCCTGCCATCCCCGGGACCTGATAGAGCAGATTATCGACATCTCCCGTTTCCGGGAGGTGGCGCCGCAATTGACCGAAGAAAATATCGACCGGGCCGGCAAGACCTATTTCGTCGATTAA
- the cpaB gene encoding Flp pilus assembly protein CpaB: MKNIPPLLLLVLAVVFGGFAAYIASGWLKARARPAARDSVAMMPAVAAARNIAPGSVLIPELLKVVQLPKEHVAADAATDLKALEGRVTRQLIVAGEVIQEHELAPKGAPGGMAGIIGNDKRAVTIKVDEASGVAGFIVPGNRVDVLLSLDRNEFKNDPVTQIVLQNLPVLGTGQDIEQQKAGERPKVVPTVTLEVTPEEGERLALAAKEGTITLALRGWTEKAAIPTAGARVSALLTPEKKAAANFEGPIPPPAKVGVEVIRGVGREMVNF, translated from the coding sequence GTGAAGAATATTCCGCCGTTGCTTCTATTGGTGCTGGCTGTTGTCTTTGGCGGGTTTGCTGCCTACATAGCCAGCGGCTGGCTTAAGGCCCGGGCCCGTCCGGCGGCGAGGGACAGCGTGGCAATGATGCCGGCGGTGGCGGCGGCCAGGAACATTGCACCGGGAAGCGTTTTAATTCCTGAGCTGTTAAAGGTGGTGCAGTTGCCGAAAGAACATGTTGCCGCTGATGCCGCCACCGACCTCAAGGCCCTGGAAGGCCGGGTGACCCGCCAGCTCATCGTGGCTGGCGAGGTCATCCAGGAGCATGAGCTGGCCCCCAAAGGAGCCCCGGGCGGGATGGCCGGCATCATCGGCAACGATAAACGGGCGGTCACCATCAAGGTGGATGAAGCCTCCGGTGTGGCCGGTTTTATCGTTCCGGGCAACCGGGTGGACGTCCTGCTATCCTTGGATCGCAATGAGTTCAAGAATGATCCCGTGACGCAGATAGTCCTGCAGAACCTGCCGGTGTTGGGTACCGGCCAGGATATCGAGCAACAGAAGGCCGGCGAAAGACCGAAAGTTGTGCCTACCGTGACCCTTGAGGTGACGCCGGAGGAAGGGGAACGGTTGGCACTGGCCGCCAAGGAGGGAACTATAACCCTGGCCCTGCGCGGGTGGACGGAAAAAGCCGCCATACCTACCGCCGGGGCCAGGGTTTCGGCCCTGCTCACCCCTGAGAAAAAGGCGGCAGCGAATTTTGAGGGTCCAATTCCACCACCTGCCAAGGTAGGGGTGGAGGTGATTCGGGGAGTCGGCAGGGAGATGGTTAATTTTTGA
- a CDS encoding Flp family type IVb pilin, with amino-acid sequence METMIKKFIREEDGASAVEYAVLVGAIGAVLIAGIYVFYGKLNTSVNSAATKIGTSGK; translated from the coding sequence ATGGAGACAATGATCAAAAAATTTATCAGGGAAGAAGACGGTGCCAGCGCGGTGGAATATGCCGTTCTAGTTGGAGCCATTGGGGCAGTGCTGATTGCGGGAATTTATGTATTCTACGGAAAATTAAATACTTCAGTAAATTCTGCGGCAACTAAAATTGGCACTAGCGGCAAATAA